The proteins below come from a single Vitis vinifera cultivar Pinot Noir 40024 chromosome 9, ASM3070453v1 genomic window:
- the LOC100249613 gene encoding GDSL esterase/lipase At1g29670: MKESYYCNPAIRCFLFILFSVSGSVHGRHDHGQLMVPCFFIFGASSFDNGNNNALPTLAKANYPPYGIDFPAGPTGRFSNGRSIVDIISEFLGFDDYIPSFASTVGGENILKGVNYASGGSGIRAETGQHAGARISMDGQLRNHQITVLSLINRLGQNESAAKEYLNKCIYAAGLGTNDYVSNYFLPSLYPTSRIYTPEQYALVLAQQYSRQLKTLYTNYGARKVALFGLAQLGCAPSVVASKGATNGSACVDYINDAVQIFNNRLKELVDELNRNLTDAKFIYVNVYEIASEATSYPSFRVIDAPCCPVASNNTLILCTINQTPCPNRDEYLYWDALHLSEATNMFIANRSYNAQSPTHTCPIDISDLAKL; the protein is encoded by the exons ATGAAGGAGTCCTACTACTGCAACCCTGCAATACGTTGCTTCTTGTTCATATTGTTTTCGGTATCGGGTTCGGTTCATGGAAGGCATGATCACGGGCAGCTCATGGTGCCATGTTTCTTCATCTTCGGAGCTTCCTCGTTTGACAATGGCAATAACAATGCCCTCCCAACTTTGGCTAAAGCCAATTACCCGCCGTATGGGATCGACTTCCCTGCAGGGCCAACGGGGAGGTTTAGCAACGGGCGAAGCATTGTCGATATCATCT CTGAATTTCTTGGGTTCGACGATTACATTCCATCGTTTGCAAGCACGGTAGGAGGCGAAAACATACTCAAAGGCGTGAATTATGCATCTGGGGGATCGGGGATTCGAGCTGAAACTGGACAGCATGCG GGAGCGCGGATTAGCATGGATGGGCAATTACGAAATCATCAAATCACGGTATTAAGCCTCATCAACAGATTGGGGCAAAATGAGTCTGCTGCTAAAGAGTATCTAAACAAGTGCATATATGCTGCTGGATTGGGGACTAACGACTATGTCTCAAACTATTTTCTCCCTTCACTTTATCCAACTAGTCGCATTTATACTCCCGAGCAGTATGCTCTAGTCCTAGCTCAACAATATTCACGACAATTAAAG ACTCTGTACACAAACTATGGAGCAAGGAAGGTAGCCCTATTTGGATTGGCGCAGCTAGGTTGCGCTCCTAGCGTAGTAGCTTCCAAAGGTGCCACAAATGGCTCTGCATGTGTGGATTACATCAATGACGCTgttcaaattttcaacaatCGACTCAAAGAGCTGGTGGATGAGCTCAACCGTAACCTAACCGATGCCAAATTTATCTATGTGAATGTTTATGAGATAGCATCAGAGGCAACTTCATATCCTA GCTTCAGGGTCATCGATGCACCATGTTGTCCGGTGGCAAGCAATAATACTCTCATACTTTGTACTATTAACCAAACTCCATGTCCTAATAGAGATGAATACCTATACTGGGATGCCCTTCATCTTTCGGAGGCCACCAATATGTTCATTGCAAATAGGTCATATAATGCTCAATCTCCCACCCACACTTGTCCGATTGACATATCTGACCTCGCCAAGCTCTAG
- the LOC132254302 gene encoding secreted RxLR effector protein 161-like has protein sequence MQKIPYASAVGSLMYAQVCTRPDIAYIVGMLGRYLSNPGMDHWRAAKRVMRYLQRTKEYMLTYRRLDKLELIGYSDSDFAGCQDSRRSTSGYIYLLAGGAISWRSAKQTLVTSSTMEAEFVACYEASNQGIWLRNFVTGLRVLDEKVQSGQISIEHIGTNSMIADPLTKGLPPKVFHEHTAHMGVVSFEDIQI, from the exons ATGCAGAAGATTCCTTACGCTTCGGCTGTGGGGAGTCTAATGTATGCTCAGGTATGTACAcgtccggatattgcgtacattgttggcATGTTAGGCAGATATCTAAGTAACCCTGGAATGGATCATTGGAGAGCAGCCAAGAGGGTTATGAGATATTTACAGAGAACAAAAGAGTACATGCTTACATATAGGAGATTGGATAAGTTAGAGTTGATTGGGTATTCTGACTCCGACTTTGCTGGATGCCAAGACAGCAGAAGATCCACATCAGGCTATATTTATCTGTTGGCTGGTGGAGCAATTTCATGGAGGTCTGCCAAACAGACACTCGTAACTTCATCCACCATGGAAGCAGAGTTTGTAGCATGTTATGAGGCATCCAATCAAGGAATATGGCTACGAAATTTTGTCACTGGGCTGCGTGTTCTGGATG aaaaagtacagaGTGGACAGATATCCATAGAGCATATTGGAACAAACTCCATGATAGCGGATCCGCTTACAAAGGGATTACCACCCAAGGTCTTTCATGAGCACACTGCTCATATGGGTGTTGTCTCATTTGAGGATATCCAAatttag
- the LOC100251343 gene encoding GDSL esterase/lipase At1g29670, translating to MKESYYCNPAIRCFLFILFSVSGSVHGRHDHGQLMVPCFFIFGASSFDNGNNNALPTLAKANYPPYGIDFPAGPTGRFSNGRSIVDIISEFLGFDDYIPSFASTVGGENILKGVNYASGGSGIRAETGQHAGARISMDGQLRNHQITVLSLINRLGQNESAAKEYLNKCIYAAGLGTNDYVSNYFLPSLYPTSRIYTPEQYALVLAQQYSRQLKTLYTNYGARKVALFGLAQLGCAPSVVASKGATNGSACVDYINDAVQIFNNRLKELVDELNRNLTDAKFIYVNVYEIASEATSYPSFRVIDAPCCPVASNNTLILCTINQTPCPNRDEYFYWDALHLSEATNMFIANRSYNAQSPTDTCPIDISDLARLLLY from the exons ATGAAGGAGTCCTACTACTGCAACCCTGCAATACGTTGCTTCTTGTTCATATTGTTTTCGGTATCGGGTTCGGTTCATGGAAGGCATGATCACGGGCAGCTCATGGTGCCATGTTTCTTCATCTTCGGAGCTTCCTCGTTTGACAATGGCAATAACAATGCCCTCCCAACTTTGGCTAAAGCCAATTACCCGCCGTATGGGATCGACTTCCCTGCAGGGCCAACGGGGAGGTTTAGCAACGGGCGAAGCATTGTCGATATCATCT CTGAATTTCTTGGGTTCGACGATTACATTCCATCGTTTGCAAGCACGGTAGGAGGCGAAAACATACTCAAAGGCGTGAATTATGCATCTGGGGGATCGGGGATTCGAGCTGAAACTGGACAGCATGCG GGAGCGCGGATTAGCATGGATGGGCAATTACGAAATCATCAAATCACGGTATTAAGCCTCATCAACAGATTGGGGCAAAATGAGTCTGCTGCTAAAGAGTATCTAAACAAGTGCATATATGCTGCTGGATTGGGGACTAACGACTATGTCTCAAACTATTTTCTCCCTTCACTTTATCCAACTAGTCGCATTTATACTCCCGAGCAGTATGCTCTAGTCCTAGCTCAACAATATTCACGACAATTAAAG ACTCTGTACACAAACTATGGAGCAAGGAAGGTAGCCCTATTTGGATTGGCGCAGCTAGGTTGCGCTCCTAGCGTAGTAGCTTCCAAAGGTGCCACAAATGGCTCTGCATGTGTGGATTACATCAATGACGCTgttcaaattttcaacaatCGACTCAAAGAGCTGGTGGATGAGCTCAACCGTAACCTAACCGATGCCAAATTTATCTATGTGAATGTTTATGAGATAGCATCAGAGGCAACTTCATATCCTA GCTTCAGGGTCATCGATGCACCATGTTGTCCGGTGGCAAGCAATAATACTCTCATACTTTGTACTATTAACCAAACTCCATGTCCTAATCGAGATGAGTACTTCTACTGGGATGCCCTTCATCTTTCGGAGGCCACCAATATGTTCATTGCAAATAGGTCATATAATGCTCAATCTCCCACCGACACTTGTCCGATTGACATATCTGACCTCGCCAGGCTTTTGTTGTACTGA